The DNA segment ACACTCCATTTAAAACCTTTCAATTTACTTCCTACTACTACATAAACAGTATCATTTTTCTCTTCTTTCCGTATTACAGAAACTTCAGATTTTTTAATTGTTGTTGATAAGGAGTTAATCCATTAACTAAATGTAATCCTCTAGGCCAAAACATTACGCCACTTCTAGCAAAAACTTCAAATTCACCTGGAGTATTAGAAAAATATACATATAAATTTTTCATTTGTCCTGCCTCCTAAATTTTTATTATAAGATTTTTGATACTATAAAAATAATTATTTATCCCTAAAGTATTATAACAATTTTATTATTTTATGTCAAGTAATGCTAATTATGTTTATATTTTGTTATAACAGTTTTTGGTATATTTTTATATAGCAAACATAATTTTAAATATATTGGTTTTTAATTTGTTTAGAAAAATAAAACTCCCTGCAAAAAGCAGGGAGTTTATCAATTATTTTTTATTTTTATCTTGATCATAACCTGTTAAATAAAAATCAATACCTTGTGCTGCCTTGTGTCCATCAGCAATACCATGGATAATATCTGGACCATGTACGTTATCTCCACCGGCGAATATCCATGGAAAACCAACAACATGATTATATCATCAGTCTTTATTCTTCCTCTAACGATTTCAATTTTTTCTTTGATTTCTTCTGGTAAGATGAATAATCAGGCATTTGACCTATAGTTTCTACAACCATATCAGCTTCTATTTCTAATATTTGTGATTCATCATATTTTGGATTAAATCTTCTATTTTCATCGAATACAGTATATTGATTATTAACTCTAAATGCATCTCTATTTAATGTTTTATCTATTTTTCTAGCTACATTTTCTGCTACCTGTTTTACATAATCTCCCGATGGACCAAGAAATACAAAGTTTAACGGATCTTTCTTATATAACAGAATTATAAAATCTGAAATTTTATTAAAATGATTTTTATTTATATCTATAATTATAGCTTTTTTCATAATTTACCCCCATCTTATAATTTATTTATATAATTATACCTTTTATTTCACCATATTTGCAATCTAATTATTAATTAGTATGGTATTTTTCTTTCTTTTATAATATGATATAATTTAAAAAAATATACGGAGGATAAAAATGTTTATAGATTTCTTATATAATTATAATTTAACAAAAGATCAAGAATATATAGCTAATGAATTAGAGAATTTTATTTATAATTCACTAGATTTTATAATTATACAAGGTAGTGCTGGTACTGGTAAAACATTTTTAATATCTCAATATGCTAGATATTTATATAGAAAAAACAAAAATTTTGTAATTTTAGCTCCAACCGGAAGAGCTGCTAAGATTCTTAATGAAAAATCTAAATTTCAAACAAAAACAATTCATAGTGAAATATATAGTTTTTATGATAAAACAATAGATCTTGATAATGATGAAATTAAGGTATATTTCAAACTAAAAGATATATATTATAATAATACAATTTTTATAATAGATGAAAGCTCTATGATTTCTGATATGCAATTGTTAGATGAAAACCTTGTGTTTGGTAGCGGAAAATTACTTTCAGATTTAATTGAGTATATTAAAAACGGTTTGAATAATAAGATAATATTTTTAGGGGATGAATATCAACTTCCACCAATTAACTCTAACTTTTCACCAGCTTTAAATAAAGAATATTTAGAAAAGAATTTTAATCTTAATGGAGAAAAGTTTTTTCTAAATGATATAGTAAGACAGAAAAAAAATAGTTTTATATTAAAAAATGCAAAAATACTAAAAAATCACATTGATAATAAAAAATTTTTTAATTTGAAATTTGAATATAGTAATGATTTTATAAAAATAGATGACTTTATTAATGACTATAATTTTAATAATCCAGGAAAAGATATTATAATTACTTCAACAAATGAAAGAGCTATTAATTATAATAATAAAATTAGAAAAAAATTGGGATACAAAAACAATATAGAAATAGGAGATATTTTATTAAATACAAAAAATGTATATTATAATAACATTACAGTATTTAATGGAGAATTTTTTAAAGTTATCGATATTATAAATCATGAAAAAAAAGATACTTTCATAGGAAACAATGAACATATCATTCTAGAATTTTATGATTTGAAATTAAAAAATACTTTTTCAGGTGAAATTATAAAATTTAAAGTATTTGCTAATTCACTTTTTTCTAAATCTTCTAATATAGATTTTAATTTAAAAAAAGCTTTAATAAATTTTTGTATAGAAGATACATATAACCAAGAATATAATATTCAACATATTGATACAAATCCATATTTTAACTCTTTGCAAGTAAAATATGGTTATGCTGTGACTGCACATAAAGCACAAGGTGGGGAGTGGGATAGAGTTTTTATTGATCCATATTATTATAATTCTCCAAAAACTAAAGAATATTTTCAATGGTTATATACTTCGATTACCAGAGGGAAGGAGCGAATATATATTAAAGAATTACCTTTAAAAACTTTTCCACAAGACAAATTAAAAATTCAAAAGGATTTTGTATTAAAGGATAAAATCAAAATTTCTTATAATTTAATGTTTAATGATGTTGAATTAAGAAAATTATATGAAGCTCTGGAACAAAAAATTTCAGAGTATTTATTTGAAATTATAGGTATTGAACATTTTCAATATCAAGAAGTATATTATATTAAAAGTAACAATCATTATTTAAAAGTGCAATTATATTATAATAAGAATTATGAACCTACAAGATTAAAAATATTAGAAACAACAGATGAGAAAATAGCTTTTGATTTTTTAAATATTTTTTATTCTCAAAATGAAAATTTAAATAATAAAAACAATATAGATAAATGTATAAAAATATATATTGATGGAAGCTATGATCATCAAAAAAGAAAATTTGGTTCTGGTGTTGTGGTTTTAAGAGATGAAATAGAAAAATATTGGAAAGGTTATTACAATGAAGAATACATAAAACATAGAAATGTTGCTGGAGAAATATATGCGGCATTATTAGCTTTTGAATATTCTAAAAAAGAGAATTTAAAATGTATAGAAATCAATTATGATTATGAAGGTATAGAAAAGTGGGCTTTAGGAATATGGAAAACAAACACATATTTATCAAAGTTATATAAAGAAAAATATGATTATTATTCTAAATATTATATAATTAAATTCAATAAAATAAAATCACATTCTGGAGACAAATATAATGAATTAGCCGATGAATTAGCAAAAAAAGCTGTATTTGAAGACAATTACAATGTAAAATATGACATTGATATCTAAGGAGGTGTAATATGAATATACAAGAACTAGCTAAAAAAAGAAAAACTGTTAGAAAATTTAATAATGTTATCCCGCCAATTGAAGATATAATATACGCTATAAACGTTGCAAAAGAAGCTCCTTCTGGGAAAAATGATCAGCCATGGTTATTTATGCTTATTTCTAATAATGAAGAAAAGAATAAAATTAGAGAAATATGCGAAAAAGGAGAAAAAGCATTTTACAAAAATTCCAAAGGAAGATTAAGAGAATGGTTAGACAAAATGGGGTTTTCTTGGAAAAAAGAATTTCTTTCTGATGCACCATATTTATTATTTGTATTTTCATATCAAATATCTCCTTTTTCAAAAGAATCTGTATGGTTATCAATAGGATATTTACTTTTAGCTTTAGAAGAAAAAGGTCTATCTACAGTTACTTATACTCCTTCAAATTATAATGAAATTACAAATTTTATTGCACCACCTGAAAATTATAAATTAGAAGTTATACTTCCAATAGGTTATTCTATAGATCCTAAACCCAAATACGAAAGAAAAAATATAGATGAAATTCTTATAATAAAAAAATGACACTAGCAAAGTGTCATTTTTATTATGTTCTGGCACAATCACCACCAATATTTTTTATTTTTTCAACAGCATGAGAAATTGCTGGTAATAATACATTCAAATTTTCTTTTACTGCTTTAGGACTACCTGGCAAATTAATTATCAAAGTATTGTTTGCTACACCAACAACTGCTCTTGATAACATACCATGTGGAGTGTGTTTTAAAGCTTCTATGATCATAGCCATTTCCATTCCATATATTCGTCTTTCTATAACTTCTAAAGTCGCTTCAGGGGTTACATCTCTGGGAGTTAATCCTGTACCACCAGTGGTTAATATAATATCTACATCTTTTTTGATAATTTCTTTTAATTCCTTTACAATAATATCCTTTTCATCAGGTAATATCTTATAACCAACTAATTCACCGTTAATTGTATCCATGATTTCTTGAATTACTTTTCCACTTAAGTCCTCTCTTTCGCCTTTAGATCCTTTATCACTTAAAGTTAATATAAAATATTTCATTTAATATCACCTCTTTTAAAATGACCACTCTTACCACCAGATTTTTCTAATAAACATATATCTGAAATTTCCATTTCTTTATCTATCGATTTACACATATCGTATATTGTTAAAGCAGATAGACTTACTGCTGTTAATGCTTCCATTTCTATCCCCGTTTTGGATTCCGTTTTTGCCATAGAGAATATCTCAATATTATCTTCATTTATTTTGAATTCAATATCTATTTTTGAGATAAAAATATTATGACACATTGGTATTAGTTCTGATGTTTTTTTAGCTCCCATAATACCAGCTATTTTTGCAGTTGTTAAAACATTTCCTTTAGCGATTTCACCATTTATTATAGAGTTTATAGTTTCTTTTTTCATTTTTATTTTACCATATGCTTTTGCAATTCTTAAGGTAATATCCTTTTCTGATACATCTACCATTTTTACATTTCCTTTTTCATCTAAATGTGTAAATTTCATCTTATCCCCCCATTTTATGCATAGGTGTTGTTTTTTTTATTTCTTTAAAATAATGTTTTTGAGGTTTTTCAAAAACTGCCATTTTTATTTTTTCTTTTAATTCAATTTCATTATTAAAATATTCTTTTAGTGAAATATGATAATCATATGCAAGACATGGATAAATATCTCCATTAGCAGCAATTCTTATTTTATTGCATAATGAACAGAAATTATGAGTTATAGCAGATATAAAACCTATATATGAATTTAATTCTTTTACAAAATAATACTTTGATGGTCCAATTCCAAAATTTTCTTTGTAAGGTATTAATGTATATTTTTCTGAAATTTTTGATTTTAATATATCTTCGCTTATAAAATCATCTTCATTATAATTTTTTCCAATAGGCATTAATTCAATAAATCTTATTGGTAATTTATATTTTGCTGCAAATTCTATTAATTCAAATACCTCATTAAAATTTCTTTTTTGAATTACTGTATTTAATTTTACTTTTAATCCAATTTTTATAGATTTTTCTAAACCTTTAAGCACATTATTAAGGTCATCTCTTTTCGTAATATCTATGAATGTTTCTCTTTTTAGTGAATCTAAACTGAAATTAACGTTTTTTAACCCATTTTCTTTTAAATCTTTAGCTAAAAGTTCCATAAAAGAACCATTTGTAGTAATACTAAATTCTCCAAAATAATAATGTATTATTTTGGCAATATCTATAATATCATTTCTAAGAGTTGGTTCTCCTCCTGTTAACCTAATATGTTTAAAATCCAACTCTTTTAAATTTTTTATTAATATCCTTATTTCATTTAAAGATAGTAATTCATTGTTTTGCATGAATTTTGCATCTTCACCCATGCAATAATTACATCTAAAGTTACATTTATCTGTAATAGATAATCTTACATAATTAATTTTCCTATTATACTTATCAATCATATATTTTACCTCGATTCTGTATATTTCCAAATATTTTGAATAATTCTAATTATCACAAAAATAATCATAGACATAATAAATATTAAAGCAGTTATAGCTAAAGCTTCTTTAAGTCCATAGCCTTGAAATTTATCGTATGTGAGAACTGATAATGTCATAGGATAATAGGCTAAAATAGCAACAGCACCAAATTCAGAAATGCCTCTAGCCCACATTAATAATGATCCTGTAATAATATCATGTTTAACCATTGGAAGAGCTACATAAAAAAATACTTTAAATGGTGATGCACCTAATGATCTAGCGACTTTTTCGTATCTAATATCAATTTTTTTAAATCCCTCTTTTACTGAATTTACTAAAATACTAAAACTCAAAAATCCCATCGCTGCTACAACACCCCAAAAAGTATGAACAAAAGAAATTCCTAACAAGGAAGCTCCTTTTCCAATTAAAGATGATCTACCTAATGTCATTAATAACGCTATACCAGCTGCTGTATGTGGAATAGTTTGTGGAATATCAATTATAGCTTCGAATAAACTTTTAAAAGGAAAATTATATCTTGTTAATGCATATGCAAAAGGTATTCCAAATAATATAGAAATAATTGTTGCAATTAAAGCTGCTAAAAAAGTTGTTTTTACAGCGTTTAAAAATTCTGGAGATTTAGAAATTTCAAATAATAATTGATAATCAACATTTAAAAAAACTGTGATAAAAGGTAAAATTATAAGTATAACAAAAACTAAACTAATAGTTATAATTATATTCTTGAACATTTTCTTCCTCCATAAGAATACCATTTTTTATTTTAAAAATTCTGCTATCATTAATTATTTCATTTTTATCATGTGTTACATGAATTGTAGTTAAATTGTATTCTAAATTCAATTCATGTAATAATTTTAATATGTCTGTTTTTGTATCTTGATCTAAAGCCGATAACGGCTCATCTAATAAAAGAATTCTAGGTTTAATAACCAATGCTCTAGCTAAAGCAACTCTTTGTTTTTCTCCACCTGATAAGTTTTGTATTTTCCTATCTAAAAGGTGTTTAATACCTAACTTATTTATAATATATTCAAAAAAACTATAATCATTTATTTTTTTCATTTTTAAACCAAATTCTATATTTTTTTTCACGTTTAAATGAGGAAATAAATGATAATTTTGATACATAAATCCTACATTCCTTTTTTCTGGAGATATTTTATTCATATTAAAATTATCAAATTTTATTTCTCCTGATTCAGGAGTAACAAAACCAGCTATACATTCTAATAATAGTGTTTTTCCTGAACCTGTAGGTCCTATAATATATACATATTCCCCTGATTTTATAGAAAAGTAATCAATTTTTAATCTAAAATTATCAACCTTTATTATTAGATTTTTTATATCTAAATTCAAATTAATACCTCCATATTTTTTTTAATTCATTTGGAATATTATTAGGATTATCGACATTTACAAATAATTCCATACCTTTTTCTTTAAATATTCTTTTTCCTTCATCAGAATACATGAATTTAATAAATTCAATAGCTTCATTTTTATTATTTGCATTTTTTGGAATAGTAAAACTATAATTAATAGATTTACCATATATTTTTGTTTTTTCTCCATTTTTTCCTGGAACTTCTATAAATGTTTTATTATAATTTTCTTCAAAATTTACAGATGATAAATTTATTTCATCAGGAAATTCTATATATTTTAAATTATGTTGAATGGCATTTGATTTGTATAAAAAAGCATAATCCATTTCGGTTGCTTCTAAATATGCAATTAAATCTATAGACTTTTTTAATATCATTCTATTTTTAGAATTTAAAAAATTGTTATATAGTCCATTTAGATTATAATATTTTTCAGCTAATTGCATAGCCATTAAAGTTCTATAACCTGCAGGGTCTAAGTCAGGATTTGAATGTCCAAAGATAACCCCCTTATTAAAAATAACCTTATACCAATTATCTTTATTTATTTCTTCACTATATTTTGAATTCTCTGTATATCCTAAAACCATGCTATTATTTGAAAAAATCACATTGAAATTTGCATATTCAGGATATAAAAAACTTGGAATTATTGTATAATCTGCTACAAAAGCTAAATCAGCCATTTGACCTAATTCTGTAATTTTTCTTACTACAACTAAACTACCAGAACTCATTAATTGAACTTCCACATCAGGATTATTTTTTTCAAATTCTATTGCTATAGCTTTTAATACATTAGTTAAAGAACCAGCATGAAAAATGATCAATTTCTTGGAAAATGAAATCATAGTTAAAATAATAAATAAGAATAAAAAAATTTTTTTCATCTTACATTTTCCTCCACAAAATCATTACTAAAAAATATTACTTCATCTCCAACTTTTATTTTTCCACCTTTTAATACCTTTAAAAATATTCCTTCTAATGGCATTACACATTTTCCAATAGTTTGAGATATTGCACATGATGTATGGCATTCTTTTCCAATTTGAGTTATTTCTAGTAATGTATCACCAATTTTCACTTTTGTACCTATAGGAAGTTTATAAATATCCCCGTTTTTTATGGTGATATTTTCTGCGAAATCACCATAATTTAATTCATAACCATATTTTCGCATCTTATCTATACTCTCTTCTGATAGCATTGAGATTTGTCTATGCCAATTTCCTGCATGAGCATCGCCTTCAATTCCCCAATTTTCTTTTAAAATTGCATATTCAATTGGTTCTTTAGTAACTCCCTTTTTTCTTGAAATATTAATAGAAACAACATATGAATTAAGCATAAATACCCCCCTTGAAAAAAAATAATAATTTCAAACTAATTATATCATTTTTCATTTTTTTTACAAAACTAAGTATTATTGTTTCTCGTCTATTAATTTAAAGATAACCTTCATTTTTATGTTATTTTGTTGTATAATTTAAAATAGCAAAACTAACAGGGGGGATTTTTTTGAAAAGAAGGATTTATCTTAATAAAAAAGATTTTGAAGAGTCCATAAAGGATTATTTTAGTGAATTAAAAGATTATTTTTTAAAGGATAATATCGAATATATTAATACAAGAGAAGGAATGAAACGAGTAACAGCTTTACCGATAATAGCAAATGAAAATGTACCTTCATACAATAGTAGCGCAATGGACGGAATAGCTGTTATTAGCAAAAGAACATATGGGGCAAATGAATCTAATCCTATTATTTTAGAGAAAGAAAAAGACTTTGAATATATTAACACGGGTTATCCAATTAATACTCCATATGATAGTGTAATAATGATTGAAAATGTTGAAATTATAGATGATGAACACGTTCAAATAAGAAGTAGCGTTTATCCTTACAAAGATGTAAGGAAAGTAGGAGAGGATATATGTAAGGGTGAAATGCTATTCCCTAGATATCATACCTTGACTGCATCTGATATCTCATTTTTAATGATGGCAAAAGTTTTTAAAATACCTGTTATTAAGAAAATGAAAATATTATTAATACCAACAGGTAATGAAATTGTTAAACCAGAAAATCTAACTGAAGAGTTTCAAATTCCTGAAACTAATTCTTTAATGATAAAAAATTATTTAGAACAGTTTAATGCTATAGTTGATGTAAACGAAATTCTACCTGATGATATAAATATAATAAAAAATACAATTGTAGAAAAAATAAAAGAATATGATTTAATCCTTTTAAATGCTGGTTCATCAGCAGGTTCAAAAGATTTTACTTTTCATGCAATAAATGACCTTGGAAAAGTTATTATTCATGGAATAAATATAAAGCCTGGAAAACCTGCTGTTTTAGGTATTGTAAACGAAAAACCTGTCATAGGATTACCAGGATTTCCTGTTTCTTGTAATATTATTATGGCAGATATAGTCAAACCTTTAATTCTAAATAAAACAAAATATGAAATATATTATGATAATGAAATTATTGAAGGTATTTCTGCAAAAAGGATACATTCTTCTATCACAGAAAAAGAGTATTTAAGAGTAGGTGTTGGAAAAGTAGGAGATAATTATGTAGCAATTCCTTTAAAAAGGGGAGCTGCAAATATTTCAGCTGTTTCTAAACAAGATGGGATTGTATATATAGAAAAAGGTGTTGAAGTTATTGAAGATGGTGAAGCAGTATCTATACATTTAAAAAGAAGTAAAAAATTAATTGATAATAATATCTTGATTATAGGCAGCCATGATTTATTATTGGATTTGCTTGCGGATTTTATAAAAAAATATGATAAGAATATCAATATTGTGTCTGCAAATGTAGGAAGTCTTGGAGGAATTTTATCAATAGCAAAAGGGTATTCCCACATGTCAGGAATGCATTTACTTGATCCAGTAACTGGAGAATATAATATTCCATATATAGAAGAATATATGGATGATTTTAAATTAATGAATTTATCTTACAGAGAACAAGGATTTATAGTTCAAAAAGGCAATCCGAAAAATATAAAAGATTTTGAAGATTTGACAAAAGATGGTATAAGGTACATTAATAGGCAAAAGACTGCTGGGACAAGAATATTGTTAGATTATTATCTTGATAAAAAAGGAATATCTCCACGTGAAATACATGGTTATTCGGATGAAGAGTATTCTCATGTCAATTTAGCTTTAAAAATAAAAAAAGATATGGCTGATGTGGGGTTAGGAATTAGAGCTGCAGCTAATATTTATAATTTAGACTTTATCCCAATTGCTTTAGAAAGATATGATTTATTGATTCATGATAGTTTCTTAAAGGATAGAAGATTTGAATTAATTATGAATATTATTACTTCAAATGAATTCAAAAAAGAAGCAGAAAAATTAGGTGGATATATATTAAAAGACACTGGAAAAATATGGGAGGTTATAAAATGAAAAAAAGATTTCAAATATTCGTTCCAAGACAAGAAATATATGAAAACTTTATTGATAACTTAGATATCAGAACACAGATAATTGAAATAAATACTGAAGATTCTCTTGGATATGCTGCTGCAGAAGATATTTATTCCCCAGAAGATTTGCCTGGATTTGATAAATCTACAGTTGATGGATATGCTGTATATGCTGAGGATACATTTGGTTCTAGTGATGGAAATCCAGCATTTTTAAAGATTGTTGGCGAAGTGTTCATGGGAGAAGAATATACAGAAGAAATAAAATCTGGCGAATGCGTAAAAATACCAACAGGAGGTATGTTACCAAAAGGCGCAAATGCTGTAGTTATGGTTGAAAATACTAAAGAATTTGGAAATAGAGTGGAGATATATAAATCTGTTGCTCCAGGAGAAAATGTTTTATCTAAAGATGAAGATGTAAAAAAAGATAGTATTGTATTAAACAAAGGAGAAAGTATTAATATAGGACATATTCATAATTTAATGAGTTTGGGAATAACATCTATAAAAGTATATAAAAAACCAACAATTTGCATTATACCAACAGGAGATGAGGTAGTAGAACCTACAGAAAGAAGAATTAAAACACAAATTAGAGATGGGAATTCATATGCTTTAATGTCATGGTTAAAAAAATTTGGTTACGATGCAAAGAGATTTAGATTAATAAAAGATGATCCAGATGAGTTCAAAGAAGGTGTAAAATGGGGATTAGAAAATGGGGATATTGTAGTTATTTCTGGTGGAAGTTCTCTAGGTGCACGTGATTATTCATTATCAACTATAGAACATTTTGGTGAAGTATTATACAATGGAGTACAGGTTAAACCTGGAAAACCTGTAATTTTTGGTAAAACTAAGGAAAAAGTAATATTAGGTTTACCTGGTAATCCTACTTCTTTTATTGTTAGTTCCTTCTTATTTTTATTTCCAACATTAAAAAAAATATCTGGTCATAATTTATTTAAACCAGAACCTGATTTTTATGTAAGAATTACAACTAATGTCCCAACTGCTCAAGGCAGAGAGAGATTTATTTTTGTCAAATTAGAAAAGAAAAACAATGAAATATTAGCTTATCCAATTTTAGGTGAATCTGGTATTGCTTCACCATTTAGAATGGCTGATGGAATTGTTAGAATCCCATTAGGAAAAGAAGGGTTGTATAAAGACGAATTGTGTGAATTCTATTCGTGGAGATGATAATATTATGAAAGAATATATTTTTAAAATGAATTCAGGAGAATTAATTTTAAAACCAAAAAAAGATTTAAAAAAAGTTTATATTGAATTATCCTCTAGATGTAATCTAGATTGTCCTATGTGTTTTAAAAATACATTTACAGATCAAGAGGGTTGTATGTCAAAAGAAACTTTTGACAAAATTATTAAAGATTTAAAAGAATTACCAGAGGTTGATCATATAATTTTTGGCGGCATTGGGGAATGTACAATGAATACGCATTTTCTTGATATGGTTAGGAAAGTGAAAAATGAAGGATATATGATAACTATTACTTCGAATGGCTATATGTTATCAGATCTTTTGATAACACAATTTATAGATTTAAAAGTTGATGAAATAGTTGTATCTGTAGAAACAGGGGATGTAGGTCATCCAAGTTTTAAATATGTTGAAAAATTACTAAAGAAAATATATGAATTAAAAAATAAAAGAAGTACAGGAAAACCTGCTTTATCAATAGAAACGGTATTAACAAAGAAGAATTATATGGATTT comes from the Marinitoga litoralis genome and includes:
- a CDS encoding molybdopterin biosynthesis protein translates to MKRRIYLNKKDFEESIKDYFSELKDYFLKDNIEYINTREGMKRVTALPIIANENVPSYNSSAMDGIAVISKRTYGANESNPIILEKEKDFEYINTGYPINTPYDSVIMIENVEIIDDEHVQIRSSVYPYKDVRKVGEDICKGEMLFPRYHTLTASDISFLMMAKVFKIPVIKKMKILLIPTGNEIVKPENLTEEFQIPETNSLMIKNYLEQFNAIVDVNEILPDDINIIKNTIVEKIKEYDLILLNAGSSAGSKDFTFHAINDLGKVIIHGINIKPGKPAVLGIVNEKPVIGLPGFPVSCNIIMADIVKPLILNKTKYEIYYDNEIIEGISAKRIHSSITEKEYLRVGVGKVGDNYVAIPLKRGAANISAVSKQDGIVYIEKGVEVIEDGEAVSIHLKRSKKLIDNNILIIGSHDLLLDLLADFIKKYDKNINIVSANVGSLGGILSIAKGYSHMSGMHLLDPVTGEYNIPYIEEYMDDFKLMNLSYREQGFIVQKGNPKNIKDFEDLTKDGIRYINRQKTAGTRILLDYYLDKKGISPREIHGYSDEEYSHVNLALKIKKDMADVGLGIRAAANIYNLDFIPIALERYDLLIHDSFLKDRRFELIMNIITSNEFKKEAEKLGGYILKDTGKIWEVIK
- a CDS encoding molybdopterin molybdotransferase MoeA, producing MKKRFQIFVPRQEIYENFIDNLDIRTQIIEINTEDSLGYAAAEDIYSPEDLPGFDKSTVDGYAVYAEDTFGSSDGNPAFLKIVGEVFMGEEYTEEIKSGECVKIPTGGMLPKGANAVVMVENTKEFGNRVEIYKSVAPGENVLSKDEDVKKDSIVLNKGESINIGHIHNLMSLGITSIKVYKKPTICIIPTGDEVVEPTERRIKTQIRDGNSYALMSWLKKFGYDAKRFRLIKDDPDEFKEGVKWGLENGDIVVISGGSSLGARDYSLSTIEHFGEVLYNGVQVKPGKPVIFGKTKEKVILGLPGNPTSFIVSSFLFLFPTLKKISGHNLFKPEPDFYVRITTNVPTAQGRERFIFVKLEKKNNEILAYPILGESGIASPFRMADGIVRIPLGKEGLYKDELCEFYSWR